One Misgurnus anguillicaudatus chromosome 22, ASM2758022v2, whole genome shotgun sequence DNA segment encodes these proteins:
- the trmt2a gene encoding tRNA (uracil-5-)-methyltransferase homolog A isoform X2 translates to MAEVAVDSSPADSLPSTEKETDLKEGDLMEEKNQEDQPEGAAGGDSSMYRYIKGDLFTSEIFKVEIQNLPKYIGFNDLKKFLNKHGINPHKIKLLNKQMFAFVTFKNQEERDKAMKLVHGMQWKNKVLSVRLAKPKADPILKKRKQEEESEAGQPGAKRAAGSQEAEEGEEEPLSVQIANAVTPLWNVPYEEQLKRKDQEVEAILQKLTREIGNNNKAMLPWLFVQKEKNNKMCCPLEPIRPSPVQTEYRNKCEFVIGVGADGEDKTVGFRLGKYKGGSCAVVSPSETTHVSSEAKRIVQAFQQFIRTTPYAVYSPETYEGHWRQLTVRTCRTKQTMAMVFFNPQKLQEEELTELKANLRHYFTEGEGKESGITSLYFVRMGQRKSAGTEDLPCEHVTGTEWIHEELLGLKFRISPHSFFQTNTPAAEVLYSAVGEWAQLDQDSIVLDVCCGTGTIGISLAKRVKKVIGIELCQEAVEDAKANAEANGLTNVEFHCGKAEDVFPTILNAVVSPNVTAIVDPPRAGLLSAERLRIVCEEVPFVQ, encoded by the exons ATGGCAGAAGTTGCTGTTGACAGTTCACCAGCTGATTCATTACCCAGCACAGAGAAGGAAACTGACCTGAAAGAAGGAGATCTAATGGAGGAGAAAAACCAAGAGGATCAACCAGAAGGAGCAGCAGGTGGTGACTCCAGCATGTATCGTTACATCAAAGGAGATCTCTTCACCTCTGAGATCTTTAAAGTTGAGATCCAAAACCTGCCCAAGTACATCGGCTTCAACGACCTGAAAAAGTTCCTCAACAAACACGGCATCAATCCTCACAAAATCAAGTTGCTTAACAAACAGATGTTCGCCTTTGTCACTTTTAAGAATCAGGAGGAAAGGGACAAAGCCATGAAGTTAGTGCATGGCATGCAGTGGAAGAATAAGGTGCTGAGCGTACGCTTGGCAAAGCCCAAAGCTGACCCCATCCTCAAGAAGAGAAAACAAGAAGAGGAGAGCGAGGCTGGGCAGCCGGGTGCCAAACGGGCTGCAGGTAGCCAGGAGGCAGAGGAGGGTGAGGAAGAGCCCCTTAGTGTTCAGATAGCCAATGCAGTGACACCGCTGTGGAACGTCCCATATGAGGAGCAGCTGAAGAGGAAAGATCAAGAAGTGGAGGCTATTCTGCAGAAACTGACCAG AGAAATTGGCAACAACAACAAGGCCATGCTGCCGTGGCTGTTTGTtcaaaaagagaaaaacaacaaaatgtgCTGCCCACTGGAGCCCATACGTCCATCACCTGTGCAG ACTGAGTACAGGAATAAATGTGAGTTTGTGATCGGAGTTGGAGCTGATGGAGAAGATAAGACCGTGGGCTTTCGTTTGGGAAAGTACAAAGGAGGATCCTGTGCAGTAGTGAGTCCCTCAGAAACCACCCATGTATCTTCTGAAGCCAAGAGGATTGTCCAAGCCTTTCAGCAGTTTATAAG GACTACCCCATATGCAGTATACAGTCCAGAGACTTACGAAGGCCACTGGAGGCAGTTGACTGTACGGACCTGCAGGACAAAGCAAACCATGGCCATGGTTTTCTTCAATCCACAG AAACTCCAAGAAGAGGAACTTACAGAGCTGAAAGCAAACCTGCGTCACTATTTCACAGAAGGGGAAGGGAAAGAAAGTGGCATCACATCCTTGTATTTTGTGAGAATGGGACAAAG GAAATCTGCGGGCACAGAGGACCTTCCTTGTGAGCATGTGACCGGCACCGAGTGGATTCATGAAGAGCTCCTTGGACTGAAGTTTCGCATATCACCTCATTCATTCTTTCAG ACGAACACTCCTGCCGCTGAGGTTCTGTATTCTGCTGTGGGTGAATGGGCTCAGTTAGACCAGGACAGCATTGTTCTGGATGTGTGCTGTGGAACAGGAACCATCGGGATCTCTTTGGCAAAG AGAGTGAAGAAGGTGATTGGGATAGAGTTGTGTCAGGAGGCAGTGGAAGATGCTAAGGCTAACGCTGAAGCTAATG GCTTGACCAATGTGGAATTTCACTGTGGGAAAGCTGAGGATGTGTTCCCTACTATTCTTAATGCAGTTGTATCCCCCAATGTCACTGCAATCGTTGACCCTCCAAGAGCAGGCCTAC
- the atp6v0a2b gene encoding V-type proton ATPase 116 kDa subunit a, whose protein sequence is MGSLFRGEEMCLAQLFLQSGSAYDCIRELGELGLVEFRDLNPSVTSFQRKFVNEIKRCEEMERILGYLLREIKKEDIPLPDGDVNPAAPLPKHVMSIMEKLQRLEQELSEVTKNKEKLQKNLLELTEYTHMLRVTHNFVHRSAKREPMQAQYEEFPFLEKEPMMDYTSMQRLGAKLGFISGLIQRVKIEAFERMLWRVCKGYTILTYSEVDEILEDPDSGEPTRSVVFLISYWGDQIGQKVKKICDCYHCHLYPYPNSNEERADVVEGLRTRIQDLHTVLYRTEDYLRQVLIKASETVYTWVIQVKKMKAIYHILNLCSFDVTNKCLIAEVWCPVNDLPALRRALEVGSRNSGTTVPSFVNRIPSSDTPPTLMRTNKFTSGFQNIVDAYGVGSYREVNPAPYTIVTFPFLFAVMFGDLGHGVIMALFALWMVLYENDRKLKKTRNEIWNTFFEGRYIILMMGIFSIYTGIIYNDCFSKSLNLFGSGWSVNPMFDQKNWTMKDLRGNLYLALDPKVTGVFKGPYPLGIDPIWNLASNKLTFLNSYKMKMSVILGVIHMTFGVVLGVFNHLHFRRRFNIYLMFLPELLFLLCLFGYLVFMIVYKWLVFTVEDSHTAPSILIQFINMFIMQADSSQPLYTGQRGLQVFLLIIALLSVPVLLLGKPLYLYWLHKGKGRLGMYRGYQRVRRGSEEELSLLHTHDMEEGSSLDSHSTSSDGQSDELDFSDVFMHQAIHTIEYCLSCISNTASYLRLWALSLAHAQLSEVLWEMVMRVGLRVDTDVGIVFLVPVFGVFAVLTVAILLIMEGLSAFLHALRLHWVEFQNKFYSGAGVKFAPFAFSLLHSSFENDGLL, encoded by the exons ATGGGTTCGTTGTTTCGAGGTGAAGAGATGTGTCTGGCCCAGCTGTTCTTGCAGTCCGGTTCCGCTTACGACTGCATCCGTGAACTAGGTGAACTCGGACTGGTGGAGTTTAGAGAC CTCAATCCAAGTGTAACTTCGTTCCAGCGCAAGTTTGTCAATGAGATCAAGAGATGCGAGGAGATGGAGAGAATTCTGG GATATCTTTTAAGGGAAATTAAAAAAGAAGACATTCCACTACCAGATGGTGATGTGAACCCAGCTGCCCCTTTACCCAAACATGTGATGTCAATAATG GAGAAACTTCAGAGGCTGGAGCAGGAGCTCAGTGAGGTCACCAAGAACAAAGAGAAACTCCAGAAGAACCTTCTAGAGCTTACGGAGTACACGCACATGCTGCGCGTCACACACAACTTTGTGCACCGTAGTGCAAAG AGAGAGCCAATGCAGGCCCAGTATGAAGAGTTCCCCTTTCTGGAGAAAGAGCCCATGATGGACTACACAAGCATGCAGAGGCTTGGGGCCAAGCTGGG GTTCATTTCTGGGCTCATCCAGAGAGTGAAAATCGAGGCGTTTGAGCGAATGCTCTGGAGGGTGTGTAAGGGCTACACCATACTCACCTACTCTGAGGTAGATGAGATCCTGGAAGACCCAGATTCG GGCGAGCCAACAAGAAGTGTGGTGTTTCTCATTTCCTATTGGGGAGATCAGATTGGACAGAAGGTTAAGAAGATATGTGACTG CTACCACTGTCACCTGTACCCGTACCCTAACAGTAATGAGGAGAGGGCAGATGTGGTTGAGGGGCTGCGTACACGCATTCAGGACCTGCACACAGT TCTTTACCGGACGGAGGATTACCTGAGGCAGGTGTTGATCAAAGCCTCAGAGACTGTGTACACTTGGGTGATACAGGTTAAGAAAATGAAGGCCATATACCACATCCTCAATCTCTGTAGTTTTGATGTCACAAACAAGTGCCTCATAGCGGAGGTGTGGTGTCCTGTCAATGATCTCCCTGCACTCCGGAGGGCGCTAGAGGTCGGATCG AGGAATAGTGGAACCACAGTTCCCTCCTTTGTCAATCGAATCCCGAGCAGTGACACTCCACCAACCCTCATGCGTACCAACAAGTTCACCTCAGGCTTCCAGAATATAGTGGACGCCTATGGCGTAGGCAGCTACAGAGAGGTTAACCCAG CTCCATATACAATTGTCACATTTCCCTTCCTGTTTGCTGTGATGTTTGGAGACCTCGGGCATGGTGTCATCATGGCACTGTTTGCGCTGTGGATGGTTCTCTATGAGAATGACCGCAAACTAAAGAAGACCAGGAATGAG aTCTGGAACACGTTTTTCGAGGGTCGTTATATCATCCTGATGATGGGCATATTTTCAATCTACACTGGAATAATATACAACGATTGTTTCTCCAAATCGCTCAACCTGTTTGGCTCAGGATGGAGCGTCAATCCCATGTTTGATCAAAAAAATTGGAC TATGAAGGATCTCCGTGGAAATTTGTATCTTGCACTGGATCCAAAGGTCACAGGAGTGTTTAAAGGGCCCTATCCTCTGGGAATTGACCCG ATCTGGAACCTGGCGTCGAACAAGCTCACCTTCCTGAACTCCTATAAGATGAAGATGTCTGTGATTTTAGGAGTAATTCACATGACTTTCGGAGTCGTCCTTGGTGTTTTCAATCACTT GCACTTCAGGCGGAGGTTTAACATCTATTTGATGTTTCTGCCCGAGCTTCTATTCCTTCTCTGTCTCTTCGGGTATCTGGTCTTCATGATTGTTTATAAGTGGCTGGTTTTTACAGTTGAGGACAGTCATACAGCTCCCAGCATCCTCATCCAATTTATCAACATGTTCATCATGCAGGCCGACTCCAGCCAGCCACTCTACACAGGACAG CGTGGCCTTCAGGTGTTTCTATTGATCATAGCTCTGTTATCCGTGCCTGTGTTATTGCTGGGCAAACCTCTCTACCTCTACTGGCTACACAAAGGCAAAGGACGTCTGGGCATGTACAGG GGTTATCAGCGAGTACGAAGGGGTAGTGAAGAAGAGCTCTCTCTCTTGCATACTCACGATATGGAGGAGGGCAGTAGCCTGGACAGCCATTCCACCAGCTCTGACGGCCAATCAGATGAG TTAGACTTTAGTGACGTGTTCATGCATCAGGCCATTCACACAATAGAGTACTGCTTGAGCTGCATCTCTAACACTGCATCCTACCTGCGACTCTGGGCTCTCAGCCTGGCACATGCTC AGTTGTCTGAAGTGCTGTGGGAGATGGTGATGCGGGTCGGTCTGCGTGTGGATACTGATGTGGGCATCGTGTTTCTGGTGCCTGTTTTTGGTGTGTTTGCTGTCCTCACTGTAGCCATCCTGCTGATAATGGAGGGGCTTTCTGCCTTCCTTCATGCTCTCAGACTCCACTG GGTGGAATTTCAGAATAAGTTCTACAGTGGTGCTGGTGTCAAGTTTGCACCGTTTGCCTTCTCTCTCTTGCACAGCAGCTTTGAAAACGATGGACTCTTATAA
- the trmt2a gene encoding tRNA (uracil-5-)-methyltransferase homolog A isoform X1, which translates to MAEVAVDSSPADSLPSTEKETDLKEGDLMEEKNQEDQPEGAAGGDSSMYRYIKGDLFTSEIFKVEIQNLPKYIGFNDLKKFLNKHGINPHKIKLLNKQMFAFVTFKNQEERDKAMKLVHGMQWKNKVLSVRLAKPKADPILKKRKQEEESEAGQPGAKRAAGSQEAEEGEEEPLSVQIANAVTPLWNVPYEEQLKRKDQEVEAILQKLTREIGNNNKAMLPWLFVQKEKNNKMCCPLEPIRPSPVQTEYRNKCEFVIGVGADGEDKTVGFRLGKYKGGSCAVVSPSETTHVSSEAKRIVQAFQQFIRTTPYAVYSPETYEGHWRQLTVRTCRTKQTMAMVFFNPQKLQEEELTELKANLRHYFTEGEGKESGITSLYFVRMGQRKSAGTEDLPCEHVTGTEWIHEELLGLKFRISPHSFFQTNTPAAEVLYSAVGEWAQLDQDSIVLDVCCGTGTIGISLAKRVKKVIGIELCQEAVEDAKANAEANGLTNVEFHCGKAEDVFPTILNAVVSPNVTAIVDPPRAGLHSKVILAIRKAEHLKRLVYVACNAKAAMNNFIDLCRATSNRVRGSPFRPMRAMAVDLFPQTMHCETILLFERVDYTSNTEDPKL; encoded by the exons ATGGCAGAAGTTGCTGTTGACAGTTCACCAGCTGATTCATTACCCAGCACAGAGAAGGAAACTGACCTGAAAGAAGGAGATCTAATGGAGGAGAAAAACCAAGAGGATCAACCAGAAGGAGCAGCAGGTGGTGACTCCAGCATGTATCGTTACATCAAAGGAGATCTCTTCACCTCTGAGATCTTTAAAGTTGAGATCCAAAACCTGCCCAAGTACATCGGCTTCAACGACCTGAAAAAGTTCCTCAACAAACACGGCATCAATCCTCACAAAATCAAGTTGCTTAACAAACAGATGTTCGCCTTTGTCACTTTTAAGAATCAGGAGGAAAGGGACAAAGCCATGAAGTTAGTGCATGGCATGCAGTGGAAGAATAAGGTGCTGAGCGTACGCTTGGCAAAGCCCAAAGCTGACCCCATCCTCAAGAAGAGAAAACAAGAAGAGGAGAGCGAGGCTGGGCAGCCGGGTGCCAAACGGGCTGCAGGTAGCCAGGAGGCAGAGGAGGGTGAGGAAGAGCCCCTTAGTGTTCAGATAGCCAATGCAGTGACACCGCTGTGGAACGTCCCATATGAGGAGCAGCTGAAGAGGAAAGATCAAGAAGTGGAGGCTATTCTGCAGAAACTGACCAG AGAAATTGGCAACAACAACAAGGCCATGCTGCCGTGGCTGTTTGTtcaaaaagagaaaaacaacaaaatgtgCTGCCCACTGGAGCCCATACGTCCATCACCTGTGCAG ACTGAGTACAGGAATAAATGTGAGTTTGTGATCGGAGTTGGAGCTGATGGAGAAGATAAGACCGTGGGCTTTCGTTTGGGAAAGTACAAAGGAGGATCCTGTGCAGTAGTGAGTCCCTCAGAAACCACCCATGTATCTTCTGAAGCCAAGAGGATTGTCCAAGCCTTTCAGCAGTTTATAAG GACTACCCCATATGCAGTATACAGTCCAGAGACTTACGAAGGCCACTGGAGGCAGTTGACTGTACGGACCTGCAGGACAAAGCAAACCATGGCCATGGTTTTCTTCAATCCACAG AAACTCCAAGAAGAGGAACTTACAGAGCTGAAAGCAAACCTGCGTCACTATTTCACAGAAGGGGAAGGGAAAGAAAGTGGCATCACATCCTTGTATTTTGTGAGAATGGGACAAAG GAAATCTGCGGGCACAGAGGACCTTCCTTGTGAGCATGTGACCGGCACCGAGTGGATTCATGAAGAGCTCCTTGGACTGAAGTTTCGCATATCACCTCATTCATTCTTTCAG ACGAACACTCCTGCCGCTGAGGTTCTGTATTCTGCTGTGGGTGAATGGGCTCAGTTAGACCAGGACAGCATTGTTCTGGATGTGTGCTGTGGAACAGGAACCATCGGGATCTCTTTGGCAAAG AGAGTGAAGAAGGTGATTGGGATAGAGTTGTGTCAGGAGGCAGTGGAAGATGCTAAGGCTAACGCTGAAGCTAATG GCTTGACCAATGTGGAATTTCACTGTGGGAAAGCTGAGGATGTGTTCCCTACTATTCTTAATGCAGTTGTATCCCCCAATGTCACTGCAATCGTTGACCCTCCAAGAGCAGGCCTAC ATTCCAAAGTTATTCTGGCGATCAGAAAAGCTGAGCATTTAAAGAGGCTCGTCTATGTTGCCTGCAACGCCAAAGCAGCTATgaacaattttattga